A single region of the Gossypium arboreum isolate Shixiya-1 chromosome 12, ASM2569848v2, whole genome shotgun sequence genome encodes:
- the LOC108478290 gene encoding receptor-like cytosolic serine/threonine-protein kinase RBK2 isoform X2, whose protein sequence is MEKKVDTCSPTGVLEDFFRSEEFERTNSCKEPTNDQSSKQGGSKWRGLAQLFRSKSKKSLANLQNFGSFRLSLRSNSMRGNFAVAPDFLSGSYNHRKIFTLSELQAATKNFSTENLVGKGGYAEVYKGSLRNGQLVAIKRLTKGTADEIIGDFLSELGIMAHVNHPNSAKLIGYGIEGGMHLVLELSPNGSLASLLYGSKEKLTWGIRFKIALGTAEGLRYLHEGCKRRIIHRDIKAANILLTKDFDPQICDFGLAKWLPENWTHHNVSKFEGTFGYLAPEYLMHGIVDEKTDVFAFGVLLLELVTGRRALDYSQQSLVLWAKPLLKKNEIRELIDPNLGNDYSAREMSLVLLAASLCIHRSSIRRPQMSQALQLLNGNPNSLKSIKKCRVPFFQKSFQ, encoded by the exons ATGGAGAAGAAGGTGGATACATGTTCTCCAACTGGTGTTCTGGAGGATTTCTTTAGGAGTGAAGAATTCGAAAGGACTAACTCTTGTAAAGAACCAACAAATGATCAAAGCTCAAAGCAAGGTGGTTCTAAATGGCGAGGATTGGCACAATTATTCCGAAGTAAATCGAAGAAATCTTTAGCGAATTTGCAGAATTTCGGGTCATTTAGGCTGTCGTTAAGGAGTAATAGCATGAGAGGAAACTTTGCTGTTGCACCAGATTTTCTTTCCGGTTCATATAATCATAGGAAAATTTTTACCCTTTCAGAGCTTCAAGCTGCCACAAAAAACTTCAGCACTG AGAATCTTGTCGGAAAAGGTGGTTATGCTGAAGTCTATAAAGGGAGTTTACGAAACGGACAGCTTGTTGCAATAAAACGACTAACAAAAGGCACAGCCGATGAGATTATAGGGGATTTCTTGTCTGAGCTTGGGATTATGGCTCATGTGAACCATCCCAACTCTGCTAAGTTAATTGGTTATGGAATTGAAGGTGGAATGCATCTTGTCCTTGAGTTGTCTCCAAATGGGAGCTTAGCTTCTCTTCTTTATG GTTCAAAGGAAAAACTGACATGGGGTATTAGGTTTAAGATTGCTTTAGGAACAGCTGAAGGTTTAAGGTATCTTCATGAAGGTTGCAAGAGGAGAATCATACATAGAGATATCAAGGCTGCAAATATTTTGCTTACAAAGGACTTCGACCCTCAG ATTTGTGACTTCGGACTCGCGAAATGGCTACCCGAAAACTGGACTCACCACAACGTTTCCAAGTTCGAAGGCACTTTCGG CTACCTAGCTCCTGAGTACTTGATGCACGGCATAGTCGACGAAAAAACCGATGTGTTTGCCTTTGGTGTACTGTTGTTGGAACTCGTTACCGGCCGTAGAGCTCTGGATTACTCTCAGCAAAGCCTTGTATTGTGG GCTAAACCTTTGCTAAAGAAGAACGAAATCCGAGAGCTGATCGATCCCAATCTTGGCAACGATTACAGTGCTCGAGAAATGAGCCTTGTCCTCCTAGCCGCTTCGCTGTGCATACACCGGTCGTCGATACGGCGTCCGCAAATGAGTCAGGCAC TGCAGCTACTTAATGGTAATCCCAACAGCTTAAAGAGCATTAAGAAATGTCGGGTCCCGTTTTTTCAAAAAAGCTTTCAATGA
- the LOC108478290 gene encoding receptor-like cytosolic serine/threonine-protein kinase RBK2 isoform X1, which produces MEKKVDTCSPTGVLEDFFRSEEFERTNSCKEPTNDQSSKQGGSKWRGLAQLFRSKSKKSLANLQNFGSFRLSLRSNSMRGNFAVAPDFLSGSYNHRKIFTLSELQAATKNFSTENLVGKGGYAEVYKGSLRNGQLVAIKRLTKGTADEIIGDFLSELGIMAHVNHPNSAKLIGYGIEGGMHLVLELSPNGSLASLLYGSKEKLTWGIRFKIALGTAEGLRYLHEGCKRRIIHRDIKAANILLTKDFDPQVPSKTKSLNVPFLTLLYSNTRKQQICDFGLAKWLPENWTHHNVSKFEGTFGYLAPEYLMHGIVDEKTDVFAFGVLLLELVTGRRALDYSQQSLVLWAKPLLKKNEIRELIDPNLGNDYSAREMSLVLLAASLCIHRSSIRRPQMSQALQLLNGNPNSLKSIKKCRVPFFQKSFQ; this is translated from the exons ATGGAGAAGAAGGTGGATACATGTTCTCCAACTGGTGTTCTGGAGGATTTCTTTAGGAGTGAAGAATTCGAAAGGACTAACTCTTGTAAAGAACCAACAAATGATCAAAGCTCAAAGCAAGGTGGTTCTAAATGGCGAGGATTGGCACAATTATTCCGAAGTAAATCGAAGAAATCTTTAGCGAATTTGCAGAATTTCGGGTCATTTAGGCTGTCGTTAAGGAGTAATAGCATGAGAGGAAACTTTGCTGTTGCACCAGATTTTCTTTCCGGTTCATATAATCATAGGAAAATTTTTACCCTTTCAGAGCTTCAAGCTGCCACAAAAAACTTCAGCACTG AGAATCTTGTCGGAAAAGGTGGTTATGCTGAAGTCTATAAAGGGAGTTTACGAAACGGACAGCTTGTTGCAATAAAACGACTAACAAAAGGCACAGCCGATGAGATTATAGGGGATTTCTTGTCTGAGCTTGGGATTATGGCTCATGTGAACCATCCCAACTCTGCTAAGTTAATTGGTTATGGAATTGAAGGTGGAATGCATCTTGTCCTTGAGTTGTCTCCAAATGGGAGCTTAGCTTCTCTTCTTTATG GTTCAAAGGAAAAACTGACATGGGGTATTAGGTTTAAGATTGCTTTAGGAACAGCTGAAGGTTTAAGGTATCTTCATGAAGGTTGCAAGAGGAGAATCATACATAGAGATATCAAGGCTGCAAATATTTTGCTTACAAAGGACTTCGACCCTCAGGTACCCTCCAAAACCAAATCCTTAAACGTTCCATTTCTTACATTGTTATATAGTAACACAAGAAAGCAACAGATTTGTGACTTCGGACTCGCGAAATGGCTACCCGAAAACTGGACTCACCACAACGTTTCCAAGTTCGAAGGCACTTTCGG CTACCTAGCTCCTGAGTACTTGATGCACGGCATAGTCGACGAAAAAACCGATGTGTTTGCCTTTGGTGTACTGTTGTTGGAACTCGTTACCGGCCGTAGAGCTCTGGATTACTCTCAGCAAAGCCTTGTATTGTGG GCTAAACCTTTGCTAAAGAAGAACGAAATCCGAGAGCTGATCGATCCCAATCTTGGCAACGATTACAGTGCTCGAGAAATGAGCCTTGTCCTCCTAGCCGCTTCGCTGTGCATACACCGGTCGTCGATACGGCGTCCGCAAATGAGTCAGGCAC TGCAGCTACTTAATGGTAATCCCAACAGCTTAAAGAGCATTAAGAAATGTCGGGTCCCGTTTTTTCAAAAAAGCTTTCAATGA